The following proteins are encoded in a genomic region of Sneathiella marina:
- a CDS encoding HpcH/HpaI aldolase/citrate lyase family protein, with amino-acid sequence MTKTIRPRRSVLYMPGSNARAQEKAKSLAADGLILDLEDAVAPDAKEEARAIVCANAASGEYGNRELIIRVNGLDTPWGRDDIVAAAAAQPDAILLPKVESAGQVMEMEGIMSAAGAGPDVSIWCMMETPLGILKAEEVAASSPRVDCFVMGTSDLVKDLQAQHTTMRLPVITSLGLCLLAGRAYGLTVLDGVYLDLADEDGFVASCVQGLELGFDGKTLIHPKQLAPTNEVFAPSEEDVTHARTVIKAFEEAEAQGKGVVLVDGKLIENLHVEIAKSKVAMADAIQAMTE; translated from the coding sequence ATGACGAAAACCATACGTCCGCGTCGTTCTGTGCTTTATATGCCAGGATCGAATGCCCGCGCACAGGAAAAAGCGAAATCACTTGCCGCTGATGGCCTGATTCTGGATTTGGAAGATGCGGTTGCCCCGGATGCAAAAGAAGAAGCTCGTGCAATAGTTTGCGCCAATGCAGCTTCCGGTGAGTACGGAAATCGTGAGCTTATCATTAGAGTAAACGGGTTGGATACACCGTGGGGGCGGGATGATATCGTTGCCGCAGCGGCAGCCCAGCCAGATGCCATTTTATTGCCAAAAGTAGAAAGCGCTGGTCAGGTAATGGAAATGGAAGGGATTATGAGTGCTGCGGGTGCCGGCCCGGATGTCTCGATCTGGTGTATGATGGAAACGCCGCTCGGTATTCTGAAAGCGGAAGAAGTAGCTGCCTCCAGCCCACGGGTCGACTGTTTCGTTATGGGAACTTCTGATCTTGTAAAGGATTTGCAGGCGCAGCACACGACCATGCGCCTTCCGGTTATTACCTCGTTGGGCCTGTGCCTATTGGCGGGGCGTGCATATGGCCTCACAGTTCTCGACGGTGTTTATCTTGATCTGGCAGATGAAGATGGATTTGTGGCATCATGCGTTCAGGGTCTTGAACTTGGCTTCGATGGCAAAACACTTATTCATCCCAAGCAACTCGCACCAACCAATGAAGTATTTGCACCTTCCGAAGAGGACGTTACTCACGCACGAACTGTGATTAAGGCGTTTGAAGAAGCGGAGGCCCAAGGGAAAGGTGTTGTCCTTGTCGATGGCAAGCTGATTGAAAACCTTCATGTGGAAATTGCCAAATCAAAAGTCGCCATGGCAGATGCCATCCAGGCAATGACAGAATAG
- the rimM gene encoding ribosome maturation factor RimM (Essential for efficient processing of 16S rRNA), with protein sequence MPQEDRLLLGVIVGAKGIKGEVRVKSFTERPEDIAAYGSLKDATGQTTYKLKVIGLSKGLPVVRIKGISDRNQAEALKGTELYISRSELPEISDEDEFYYADLVGMQAIFKDGKSFGIIARVHDFGAGDMLEITPKGKADSSSVLVPFTMEMVPEVNMAAGQVVLELSDDFFDVPKDSQIQEQK encoded by the coding sequence ATGCCGCAGGAAGACAGATTGCTCCTAGGTGTAATCGTCGGAGCTAAGGGAATAAAAGGTGAGGTAAGGGTCAAATCCTTTACTGAACGACCCGAAGATATAGCGGCATATGGCAGCTTGAAAGATGCGACGGGCCAGACGACCTACAAGTTGAAGGTTATTGGTCTTAGCAAAGGTTTGCCGGTTGTTCGGATAAAGGGTATATCAGATCGCAATCAAGCCGAGGCCCTGAAAGGTACGGAGCTATATATATCGCGAAGTGAATTGCCAGAGATAAGTGACGAAGATGAATTTTACTATGCAGACCTGGTCGGTATGCAGGCTATCTTTAAAGACGGTAAAAGTTTCGGTATAATTGCCCGCGTTCATGATTTCGGGGCCGGAGATATGCTGGAAATCACACCGAAAGGGAAAGCTGATAGTTCATCGGTGCTGGTACCGTTCACGATGGAAATGGTACCGGAAGTTAATATGGCGGCGGGACAGGTTGTTCTGGAATTAAGTGATGATTTTTTTGATGTGCCAAAAGATTCACAAATTCAGGAACAGAAATAG
- the leuC gene encoding 3-isopropylmalate dehydratase large subunit has product MGTPRTLYDKIWDSHIVDQLEGEAYILYIDRHLVHEVTSPQAFEGLRTSGRKVRRPNSTFAVADHNVPTKDLDKGITDPESKLQIDTLEANTAEFEIPYFSMTDDRRGIVHIIGPEQGLTLPGMTIVCGDSHTSTHGAFGALAHGIGTSEVEHVLATQTLVQEKAKNMRVLVEGDIPVGVTAKDLALAIIGQIGTAGGTGHVIEYAGEAVRALSMEGRMTLCNMTIEAGARAGLIAPDETTFKYVQGRPYAPKAGAYEQAVAYWKSLQTDDGAHFDTEIILKADDLVPYVTWGTSPEDALPITGNVPGPADFEDEGKQIAAERALHYMGLTAGMKLTDIEVDHVFVGSCTNGRIEDLRAVADVVKGRQVKDSVNAIIVPGSGLVKIQAEEEGLDVIFEEAGFEWRQPGCSMCLAMNADRLDEGDRCASTSNRNFEGRQGRGGRTHLVSPAMAAAAAITGRLTDIRDLT; this is encoded by the coding sequence ATGGGAACGCCAAGAACCCTGTATGACAAAATTTGGGATAGTCATATCGTCGATCAATTGGAGGGAGAAGCCTATATTCTCTACATTGATCGGCATCTGGTGCATGAAGTCACAAGTCCGCAAGCGTTTGAAGGATTAAGAACATCCGGCCGCAAGGTCAGACGGCCGAATTCCACATTTGCTGTTGCCGACCACAATGTTCCGACTAAAGATCTGGATAAAGGCATTACGGATCCGGAAAGCAAGCTACAGATTGATACCTTGGAAGCCAACACGGCCGAGTTTGAAATTCCCTATTTCTCTATGACGGATGATCGTCGCGGGATTGTACATATCATTGGGCCTGAGCAGGGGTTGACTTTGCCCGGCATGACAATTGTTTGTGGCGACTCCCATACATCTACTCATGGTGCGTTTGGTGCCCTTGCACATGGCATTGGGACATCCGAAGTCGAGCATGTTCTCGCCACCCAGACACTGGTTCAGGAAAAAGCCAAAAACATGCGGGTTTTGGTTGAAGGGGATATTCCGGTTGGTGTAACAGCCAAAGATCTTGCCTTGGCCATTATCGGTCAAATAGGGACTGCCGGCGGTACCGGTCATGTGATTGAGTATGCGGGCGAAGCTGTTCGCGCTTTGTCCATGGAAGGCCGGATGACCCTTTGCAACATGACCATTGAAGCGGGCGCACGTGCGGGCCTTATCGCGCCGGATGAAACGACGTTCAAATATGTTCAAGGGCGCCCCTATGCACCAAAAGCAGGCGCGTATGAGCAGGCGGTTGCCTACTGGAAATCGCTTCAAACCGATGACGGAGCTCATTTCGATACAGAAATTATTCTCAAAGCAGATGATTTGGTACCTTATGTGACCTGGGGTACCAGCCCTGAAGATGCATTGCCTATTACAGGCAATGTTCCGGGTCCGGCGGATTTTGAGGACGAGGGTAAACAGATTGCAGCGGAGCGAGCTCTTCATTACATGGGCCTTACGGCTGGTATGAAACTGACCGATATAGAGGTCGACCATGTTTTCGTTGGCTCTTGCACCAATGGCAGGATAGAAGATTTGCGGGCAGTGGCAGATGTTGTCAAAGGACGTCAGGTTAAAGACAGCGTTAATGCCATCATTGTTCCGGGATCAGGGTTGGTCAAAATTCAAGCTGAAGAAGAAGGCCTTGATGTTATTTTTGAAGAAGCCGGATTTGAATGGCGCCAACCGGGTTGTTCCATGTGTCTGGCGATGAATGCGGATCGGCTTGATGAGGGCGATCGGTGTGCGTCGACATCCAACCGAAATTTTGAAGGCCGTCAGGGCCGCGGTGGACGGACACATCTAGTTAGCCCGGCCATGGCAGCTGCGGCAGCCATCACCGGCCGATTAACTGATATTCGCGATTTGACGTAA
- the leuB gene encoding 3-isopropylmalate dehydrogenase, producing the protein MTSNKSLLILPGDGIGPEAMAEVRRIVGWMEENRAVAFDVDEDLVGGASIDEHGIPITDAVVEKAQNVDAVLLGAVGGPKWDDLDFSIKPERGLLRLRKDLQLFANLRPAVCFDALVDASSLKPELVSGLDIMIVRELTGGVYFGEPRGIEDLGNGVRRGINTQVYTTPEIHRVARVAFELAKKRGNRVCSSEKANVMESGVLWREEVTHIQQTEFPDVELSHMYADNAAMQLVRAPKQFDVIVTDNLFGDILSDCAAMLTGSLGMLPSASLGDVDETGRRKALYEPVHGSAPDISGQNLANPIATILSYAMALRYSFDMGDEADLVEGAVEKVLASGVRTGDIMATGMTQVSTTEMGDAILKELNKANAQ; encoded by the coding sequence ATGACATCGAACAAGTCTCTATTGATACTGCCAGGTGATGGCATCGGGCCTGAAGCTATGGCCGAAGTGCGCCGTATTGTTGGCTGGATGGAAGAAAACCGTGCTGTCGCCTTCGATGTGGACGAAGACCTGGTTGGTGGGGCTTCCATTGATGAGCATGGCATTCCGATTACCGATGCGGTTGTGGAAAAAGCGCAGAATGTTGACGCCGTACTGCTTGGCGCCGTCGGCGGACCGAAATGGGATGATTTGGATTTCTCCATCAAGCCTGAGAGGGGCCTGTTGCGTCTTCGCAAGGATTTACAGCTCTTTGCCAATTTACGGCCGGCAGTTTGTTTCGATGCGCTCGTCGACGCCTCCAGCCTCAAGCCGGAGCTTGTCAGCGGCTTGGACATTATGATTGTTCGTGAATTGACCGGAGGTGTGTATTTCGGGGAGCCCCGTGGTATCGAAGATTTGGGTAATGGCGTTCGTCGTGGGATTAACACGCAAGTTTATACGACACCTGAAATTCATCGTGTTGCACGTGTTGCCTTCGAGCTGGCGAAGAAACGTGGCAATAGGGTTTGTTCCAGTGAAAAAGCGAATGTCATGGAATCCGGTGTTCTATGGCGCGAGGAAGTCACCCATATTCAGCAAACAGAATTTCCGGATGTTGAGTTGAGCCATATGTATGCAGATAATGCCGCCATGCAGTTGGTGCGGGCACCGAAACAGTTCGATGTTATCGTAACGGACAATTTGTTTGGTGACATTTTATCCGATTGCGCGGCGATGCTAACCGGATCATTGGGAATGCTTCCCTCAGCGTCCTTGGGGGATGTGGATGAAACCGGCCGGAGGAAAGCTCTTTACGAACCCGTTCATGGCTCTGCACCAGATATTTCTGGCCAGAATTTGGCTAACCCAATCGCAACTATTTTATCTTACGCTATGGCACTGCGTTATAGCTTTGATATGGGGGATGAAGCTGACCTTGTTGAAGGCGCCGTTGAAAAAGTGCTTGCAAGTGGCGTTCGGACTGGCGATATCATGGCAACAGGCATGACGCAGGTATCGACGACTGAGATGGGTGACGCCATTTTAAAAGAACTGAATAAAGCCAACGCGCAATAG
- the sdhD gene encoding succinate dehydrogenase, hydrophobic membrane anchor protein — protein sequence MGMRAPLKKVRGLGSAKEGTTHWWHQKVTALALIPLFIIALAYAISLTGSSYDRVVYILSLPFSSLVMLLLIGAMFYHMKLGLQVVIEDYIHTEKTKIALLLLNSFICTVIGLAAALAVLKLALGG from the coding sequence ATGGGAATGAGAGCACCACTTAAAAAGGTTCGTGGACTGGGTTCCGCGAAAGAAGGAACAACGCATTGGTGGCATCAAAAAGTGACGGCGCTTGCCTTGATACCGTTGTTTATCATCGCGCTGGCCTATGCCATAAGCCTGACAGGTTCGAGCTATGACCGCGTTGTCTATATCCTAAGTCTGCCATTTTCCTCTCTGGTTATGCTCCTTCTCATCGGCGCCATGTTTTATCATATGAAGCTCGGTTTGCAGGTCGTCATAGAAGACTATATCCATACCGAGAAAACGAAAATTGCTTTGCTGTTGTTGAATAGTTTTATATGTACGGTCATTGGGTTGGCTGCCGCGCTTGCTGTTTTAAAGCTCGCGCTAGGAGGATAA
- a CDS encoding aspartate-semialdehyde dehydrogenase, whose amino-acid sequence MGYRVAVVGATGNVGREMMNILDERQFPVTEVIALASKRSVGREVTFGEKTLKVQALDDFNFTGIDFALFSAGGSVSAKFGPIAAAQGCIVIDNSSHFRMDPDVPLIVPEVNPQDAAGYVKKNIIANPNCSTAQLVVTLKPLHDIAKIKRVVVSTYQSTSGAGNEAMDELFSQTKGIFVNDEPTPSKFTKQIAFNVIPHIDVFMDDRYTKEEWKMVVETKKIVDPTIKLTATCVRVPTFVGHAESVNIEFENELSADDARRILREAPGILVVDNPEENGYVTPVECVGDYATFVSRIRDDATAEHGINLWCVSDNLRKGAALNTVQIAELVGREYLKKAA is encoded by the coding sequence ATGGGATATAGAGTAGCTGTTGTCGGCGCCACAGGTAATGTGGGCCGCGAAATGATGAACATACTGGACGAAAGACAGTTTCCTGTCACAGAAGTCATTGCTCTGGCCTCAAAACGGTCAGTAGGACGGGAAGTCACCTTCGGTGAAAAAACGCTGAAAGTGCAGGCTCTGGATGATTTTAATTTCACGGGCATAGATTTTGCCTTGTTTTCCGCAGGTGGATCGGTTTCCGCTAAGTTCGGCCCAATTGCCGCGGCGCAAGGGTGCATCGTGATTGATAACTCGTCTCATTTTCGGATGGACCCGGACGTTCCGTTGATTGTTCCGGAAGTTAATCCTCAAGATGCCGCTGGCTATGTAAAAAAGAACATCATTGCCAATCCGAATTGCTCGACTGCCCAGCTTGTTGTGACGTTGAAGCCGTTGCATGATATCGCTAAAATTAAGCGCGTTGTGGTGTCTACCTATCAATCCACCTCTGGCGCTGGCAATGAGGCGATGGATGAGTTGTTTTCGCAAACCAAAGGTATCTTTGTAAATGATGAGCCAACGCCGTCTAAGTTCACCAAGCAGATAGCCTTTAACGTAATTCCGCATATCGATGTTTTTATGGATGATCGTTATACAAAGGAAGAGTGGAAAATGGTGGTGGAGACAAAAAAAATCGTCGACCCGACCATCAAGCTGACCGCAACCTGTGTCCGCGTACCGACGTTTGTTGGCCATGCGGAGAGTGTCAATATTGAGTTTGAGAATGAGCTTAGCGCGGACGATGCACGCCGTATACTTCGGGAGGCACCGGGTATACTGGTCGTCGATAATCCGGAAGAGAATGGATATGTGACGCCTGTGGAATGTGTTGGTGACTATGCAACATTCGTCTCTCGTATTCGCGATGATGCGACCGCAGAACACGGCATCAATCTATGGTGCGTCTCTGATAACTTGCGCAAGGGTGCGGCGTTAAATACGGTTCAAATTGCCGAACTTGTTGGCCGGGAATATCTTAAAAAGGCAGCGTAG
- the rplS gene encoding 50S ribosomal protein L19 produces MNTVQKLEQEHIDKLTSERPVPEFRSGDTVRVHVKVVEGTRERIQAFEGVCIARKGGGINSNFTVRKISYGEGVERIFPLYSPRIDKIEVVRQGVVRRAKLYYLRELRGKKARIRERRDDRYTKSDKE; encoded by the coding sequence ATGAATACAGTTCAAAAGCTAGAGCAAGAACATATTGATAAACTAACGTCAGAACGTCCGGTTCCTGAATTTCGGTCAGGTGACACGGTACGGGTCCATGTGAAAGTTGTTGAAGGCACGCGTGAGCGGATTCAGGCCTTTGAAGGTGTTTGTATTGCCCGCAAAGGCGGCGGTATCAACTCAAACTTCACAGTTCGTAAAATTTCCTACGGTGAAGGCGTGGAACGTATTTTCCCGCTTTATTCGCCTCGGATCGACAAGATTGAAGTCGTTCGTCAAGGTGTCGTTCGGCGCGCCAAGCTTTACTACCTCCGCGAACTGCGTGGTAAGAAGGCTCGTATTCGCGAACGCCGTGATGACCGGTATACTAAATCTGATAAAGAGTAG
- the sdhC gene encoding succinate dehydrogenase, cytochrome b556 subunit, which produces MANIERPLSPHLQIYKPQITMVTSITHRATGIALGVGTLLLTWWLIAAASGPDAFATVSGFISSWFGQLVMFGFTWALFYHLCNGIRHLFWDMGKGFELPTMRKSGMAAIIASVVLTLLTWILAYGLGS; this is translated from the coding sequence ATGGCGAATATTGAAAGACCGCTATCGCCGCATCTGCAGATATACAAGCCTCAGATTACGATGGTGACCTCTATCACGCACCGCGCGACCGGCATTGCTCTGGGTGTTGGTACGTTACTGCTTACCTGGTGGTTGATCGCTGCAGCAAGCGGTCCGGACGCATTCGCAACCGTCAGCGGTTTTATTTCGTCCTGGTTCGGTCAATTGGTCATGTTCGGATTTACCTGGGCGCTTTTTTATCATCTTTGTAACGGGATACGTCATTTATTCTGGGATATGGGCAAGGGGTTTGAGCTGCCGACGATGCGTAAAAGTGGCATGGCCGCGATTATCGCATCCGTCGTATTGACGCTCTTGACCTGGATCTTGGCGTATGGATTGGGGAGCTGA
- the rpsP gene encoding 30S ribosomal protein S16 codes for MALKIRLTRQGAKKRPFYRVVVAEASSPRDGRYIEILGTYNPMLPKEDGNRVNLNVERIQHWVGHGAQPSDRVAGFMAAVGIGEKPVRNNPEKAKPKAKAQERLRELEEAKQAAADAAAEAKAAEAEAKAAPAEEAPVEEAAAEEAAAPEEKAEA; via the coding sequence ATGGCTTTGAAAATTCGCCTAACACGCCAGGGTGCTAAGAAACGCCCTTTTTACCGTGTCGTAGTTGCTGAAGCCAGCAGCCCAAGAGACGGACGGTATATTGAGATTCTAGGTACATACAATCCTATGTTGCCGAAAGAAGATGGAAATCGCGTCAATCTGAATGTTGAGCGTATCCAGCATTGGGTTGGCCATGGCGCGCAGCCAAGTGACCGGGTCGCCGGGTTCATGGCTGCTGTGGGTATTGGTGAAAAACCTGTCCGTAACAATCCTGAGAAAGCGAAGCCGAAAGCGAAGGCACAAGAACGCTTACGTGAATTGGAAGAAGCTAAGCAGGCTGCTGCAGACGCAGCTGCGGAAGCGAAAGCAGCAGAAGCCGAAGCGAAAGCAGCACCGGCCGAAGAAGCACCAGTTGAAGAAGCTGCTGCAGAAGAGGCGGCTGCTCCTGAAGAAAAAGCTGAAGCTTAA
- the trmD gene encoding tRNA (guanosine(37)-N1)-methyltransferase TrmD — MTIWTAHILSLYPEMFPGPLGASLAGKGLSENAWNLNVTNIRDFASGKHRNVDDSPFGGGAGMVMRPDVLGAAIDATVEASKGIERLIYFSPRGRTLDQAFVRELAEEPGAVMICGRFEGIDQRVLEAREVEEVSLGDFIMSGGEIAALALLDAVVRLLPGVTGNSLSLEEESFSDGLLEYPHYTRPPVWEDRAVPEILLSGHHEKIKEWRQRQSEELTKQRRRDLWDLRQSKF; from the coding sequence ATGACGATTTGGACTGCCCATATTCTCAGTCTGTATCCGGAAATGTTCCCGGGACCATTGGGAGCAAGCCTGGCAGGAAAAGGGCTAAGTGAAAATGCCTGGAATCTGAACGTCACCAATATCCGGGATTTTGCCTCTGGAAAGCATCGGAATGTTGACGATAGCCCTTTCGGTGGTGGTGCGGGGATGGTCATGCGGCCAGATGTTCTTGGCGCTGCCATTGATGCCACGGTAGAGGCGTCGAAAGGTATTGAACGACTGATATATTTCAGTCCTCGCGGGCGGACCCTGGATCAGGCGTTTGTTCGGGAATTGGCTGAAGAGCCGGGCGCTGTCATGATTTGCGGCCGGTTTGAAGGAATAGATCAGCGGGTTTTGGAAGCCCGCGAGGTGGAAGAAGTAAGTCTTGGCGATTTCATTATGTCAGGCGGTGAGATAGCGGCGCTGGCATTATTGGATGCTGTGGTGCGTTTGCTACCAGGCGTAACTGGCAACAGTTTGTCGCTGGAAGAGGAGAGTTTTTCGGACGGGTTATTGGAATATCCCCATTACACCCGTCCACCGGTTTGGGAAGACCGGGCGGTGCCGGAAATTTTGCTTTCCGGGCATCACGAGAAAATAAAGGAGTGGCGGCAACGCCAGTCTGAAGAGCTAACGAAACAACGTCGACGTGACCTGTGGGATCTTCGACAGAGTAAATTTTGA
- the ffh gene encoding signal recognition particle protein: protein MFENLTGRLGDVLGNLTKRGALSEADVSEAMREVRVALLEADVALPVVKGFIKRVKSRAIGTEVLKSVNPAQMVIKVVHDQLIEMLGSEQQELNLVAVPPVVYMMVGLQGSGKTTSTAKIAKWLTEKHDKKVMMASLDVQRPAAQEQLRVLGEQTQIATLPIVAGQMPVEIANRALQSAKLQGIDVILLDTAGRLHVDEQLMAEMEAVHKNSAPTETLLVVDSLTGQDAVNVAEQFKARVDVTGIVMTRIDGDGRGGAALSMREVTGCPIKLLGTGEKLDALEAFHPDRIANRILGMGDIVSLVEKAAETIEQDEAEKLALKMQKGIFDLDDLASQLRQMRKMGGMSGLVGMLPGMGKMKKQLDGANLDDKLLIRQEAMIQSMTPKERRNPQIIAASRKKRIAAGSGMSVQDVNRLLKQHKQMSGMMKKVKKLGKKGIARGGMQGLLPPGMKF, encoded by the coding sequence ATGTTCGAAAATTTAACAGGCAGACTAGGCGATGTTCTTGGCAATCTGACCAAGCGCGGTGCCCTCAGTGAAGCAGATGTCTCGGAAGCGATGCGCGAAGTTCGCGTGGCTCTTCTTGAAGCAGATGTAGCGCTGCCTGTTGTTAAAGGCTTCATTAAACGCGTTAAATCCCGGGCGATTGGCACGGAAGTGCTGAAGTCTGTAAATCCCGCGCAGATGGTTATCAAGGTTGTTCACGACCAGCTGATCGAAATGCTGGGATCAGAACAGCAGGAACTCAATCTCGTCGCGGTGCCACCGGTTGTCTATATGATGGTCGGCCTGCAAGGGTCTGGTAAAACGACCTCGACGGCGAAGATTGCCAAATGGCTGACGGAAAAACATGACAAAAAGGTCATGATGGCGTCACTCGATGTACAACGACCCGCCGCGCAGGAGCAGCTTCGGGTTCTGGGTGAGCAAACCCAAATTGCAACTTTGCCAATTGTCGCCGGGCAGATGCCGGTGGAAATTGCGAATCGTGCTTTGCAGTCCGCAAAATTACAGGGCATTGATGTAATCCTGCTTGATACGGCCGGCCGGTTGCATGTGGACGAGCAGTTGATGGCCGAGATGGAAGCTGTCCATAAAAATTCAGCGCCGACAGAAACATTGCTGGTGGTTGATAGTCTGACAGGCCAGGATGCGGTTAATGTCGCCGAACAATTTAAGGCTCGCGTTGATGTAACCGGTATCGTCATGACCCGGATAGACGGCGATGGACGCGGTGGTGCCGCCCTTTCCATGCGCGAAGTGACCGGCTGCCCCATTAAGCTATTGGGTACGGGCGAAAAGCTGGATGCCCTCGAAGCATTCCATCCGGATCGTATCGCAAATCGTATTCTCGGCATGGGAGATATTGTCTCTCTTGTTGAAAAGGCGGCGGAGACTATTGAGCAGGACGAAGCTGAGAAACTTGCCCTTAAAATGCAAAAGGGTATTTTTGACCTGGATGATCTTGCCAGCCAGCTTCGGCAAATGCGTAAAATGGGCGGCATGAGCGGCCTGGTTGGCATGTTGCCCGGTATGGGTAAAATGAAGAAACAGCTGGATGGTGCAAATCTTGACGATAAGCTCCTGATCCGTCAGGAAGCGATGATCCAGTCTATGACGCCGAAAGAACGACGTAATCCACAAATTATTGCTGCGTCCCGTAAGAAAAGAATTGCTGCGGGTTCCGGTATGAGTGTTCAGGATGTCAATCGTTTGCTGAAACAACATAAGCAGATGTCAGGCATGATGAAGAAAGTGAAGAAACTTGGCAAAAAAGGTATTGCACGCGGAGGCATGCAAGGACTTTTACCGCCGGGAATGAAATTTTAA
- the leuD gene encoding 3-isopropylmalate dehydratase small subunit, with protein MDKFDKLTAVAAPMPLVNIDTDMIIPKQYLKTIQRAGLGKNLFAEMRYDNDGNENEDFVLNKPAYRNAQILVAGDNFGCGSSREHAPWSLKDFGIRCVISTSFADIFHNNCFRNGILPIEVTHEQLEKLMDDAERGANATLSVDLVAQEIHGPDGGVIKFDIDHFNKHCLLEGLDEIGLTMKKEDKVTDFEETRKIDQPWLHL; from the coding sequence ATGGATAAATTTGATAAACTAACCGCTGTTGCGGCACCAATGCCCCTGGTCAATATTGACACGGACATGATTATTCCAAAGCAGTATCTGAAAACAATTCAGCGCGCTGGCCTTGGCAAGAATTTGTTTGCTGAAATGCGATATGATAACGATGGCAATGAAAATGAGGATTTTGTACTGAACAAGCCGGCTTATCGGAATGCGCAGATCCTGGTTGCCGGCGACAATTTCGGATGTGGCTCCAGCCGTGAACATGCGCCATGGTCTTTAAAAGATTTTGGAATTCGGTGTGTTATTTCCACGAGTTTTGCTGATATTTTTCATAATAACTGTTTTCGCAATGGTATTTTGCCGATCGAAGTCACCCACGAGCAGTTGGAAAAGCTCATGGATGACGCTGAGCGCGGGGCAAATGCCACACTTTCTGTAGATCTGGTTGCGCAGGAAATTCATGGTCCGGATGGCGGTGTCATTAAATTCGATATAGATCATTTCAATAAACATTGTCTTTTGGAAGGGCTCGATGAGATCGGTTTGACCATGAAGAAAGAAGACAAAGTGACGGATTTCGAAGAAACCCGTAAAATTGACCAACCCTGGTTGCACCTTTAG
- a CDS encoding MaoC family dehydratase, whose product MMTKTNPGNFFEDFAIGQVLDHATPRTVTEGDASLYTALYGSRFALQSADSFAMDCGLEAAPIDNMLVFHIVFGKTVPDVSLNAVANLGYADVQFRAPVYPGDSLQTSSEVIGLKENSNGKTGVVYVRSVGKNQMDEVVLDYVRWVMVRKKDETAAAPSPVVPQLTDRVDPADFTISPDLNFSAYNATLAGSPHFFEDYEVGEKIDHVDGMTIEEAEHMMATRLYQNTAKVHFNQHQMQNDRFGRRLIYGGHIISLARALTFNGLGNAQLIAAINGGSHTAPTFAGHTIYAWSEVLEKVDLPGRSDAGALRIRTLAAKDLPCDSFPDKSEDGKRDPAVVLDLDYWVIIPKIQQVS is encoded by the coding sequence ATGATGACGAAAACTAATCCCGGCAATTTTTTTGAGGACTTTGCCATTGGCCAGGTTCTTGATCATGCAACTCCGCGCACAGTAACTGAAGGAGACGCCTCTCTATATACAGCGTTATATGGCAGTCGTTTTGCACTTCAATCTGCCGACAGCTTTGCTATGGATTGCGGACTGGAGGCCGCCCCAATAGATAATATGCTGGTTTTTCATATTGTCTTTGGAAAAACAGTTCCGGATGTTTCCCTCAATGCGGTTGCCAATCTGGGTTATGCTGATGTCCAGTTTCGGGCGCCTGTATATCCTGGCGATAGTTTGCAGACCTCATCAGAGGTAATTGGCTTAAAAGAGAATTCCAACGGCAAGACAGGCGTTGTCTATGTCCGTTCCGTTGGCAAAAATCAAATGGATGAAGTTGTTCTTGACTATGTCCGTTGGGTGATGGTGCGGAAAAAAGATGAAACGGCCGCGGCTCCATCGCCCGTTGTTCCGCAATTGACGGATCGAGTTGATCCTGCAGATTTTACGATCTCGCCGGATCTGAATTTTTCGGCATATAACGCTACGTTGGCTGGTTCGCCTCACTTTTTTGAAGATTATGAAGTCGGCGAAAAAATTGATCATGTCGACGGGATGACAATCGAAGAGGCTGAGCACATGATGGCGACGCGTCTTTACCAGAACACAGCAAAGGTTCATTTTAACCAACATCAAATGCAAAATGATCGATTTGGACGCCGCCTGATTTACGGTGGTCATATTATCAGTCTTGCCCGCGCGCTTACTTTCAATGGATTGGGAAATGCTCAGTTAATTGCCGCGATTAATGGCGGATCGCATACCGCGCCGACTTTTGCGGGTCATACAATTTATGCCTGGAGCGAGGTCCTTGAAAAAGTGGATTTACCGGGCCGGTCCGACGCGGGTGCCCTTAGAATAAGAACTTTAGCTGCAAAGGACCTGCCCTGTGACAGTTTTCCGGACAAATCAGAAGACGGAAAACGGGATCCGGCTGTGGTTCTGGATCTCGACTACTGGGTGATTATACCCAAAATACAACAAGTTTCATAA